In Nicotiana tabacum cultivar K326 chromosome 11, ASM71507v2, whole genome shotgun sequence, a single window of DNA contains:
- the LOC107802531 gene encoding protein ODORANT1-like (The RefSeq protein has 1 substitution compared to this genomic sequence) produces MGRQPCCDKVGLKKGPWTAEEDKKLINFILSNGQCCWRAVPKLAGLLRCGKSCRLRWTNYLRPDLKRGLLSEYEEKMVIDLHAQLGNRWSKIASHLPGRTDNEIKNHWNTHIKKKLRKMGIDPVTHKPLSTTITNDQITSIQQPENLPIQQEKVQEIMPPCTVNDVSIDQSAITEIKIDDDNDNNKNTGTSCTNNNDIFDSTTVEVNNNGFCTDEVPLIEPHEILVPSKSTPSTSSSSSSSSSSYIIEELKFLPSFDDWPMENNMGFGWENDFSSTLDFLLNDDNDMNNVTYDESWKFEQLL; encoded by the exons atggggagacaaccatGTTGTGACAAAGTTGGATTGAAGAAAGGTCCATGGACAGCTGAGGAAGACAAGAAGCTCATTAACTTTATTCTCAACAATGGCCAATGTTGTTGGAGAGCTGTTCCTAAACTTGCAG GGCTTTTGAGGTGTGGAAAGAGTTGTAGACTGAGATGGACAAATTATCTGAGACCAGATTTAAAGAGAGGACTTTTATCAGAATATGAAGAAAAAATGGTTATTGATCTTCATGCTCAACTTGGCAACag GTGGTCTAAAATTGCCTCTCATTTACCTGGACGAACTGATAATGAAATCAAGAACCATTGGAATACACATATCAagaaaaaattaaggaaaatggggATTGATCCAGTCACTCACAAACCACTATCTACTACTATTACTAATGACCAAATTACAAGCATACAACAGCCAGAAAATCTGCCAATTCAACAAGAAAAAGTACAAGAAATAATGCCACCTTGCACAGTAAATGATGTTTCAATTGATCAGTCAGCTATTACAGAGATCAAAATAGACGACGACAACGACAATAACAAGAATACGGGGACAAGTTGCACAAATAATAACGATATTTTTGACTCAACTACAGTGGAAGTCAACAATAATGGCTTTTGTACTGATGAAGTTCCATTGATCGAACCCCATGAGATTTTAGTCCCTTCTAAATCAACCCCATCaacatcatcttcttcttcttcatcttcatcatcctACATAATTGAAGAGTTAAAGTTTTTGCCAAGTTTTGATGATTGGCCAATGGAAAATAACATGGGATTTGGATGGGAAAATGATTTCAGCAGCACATTGGATTTCTTGCTTAATGATGATAATGACATGAATAATGTCACATATGATGAATCTTGGAAGTTTGAGCAACTCTTGTGA